The following proteins are co-located in the Neofelis nebulosa isolate mNeoNeb1 chromosome 18, mNeoNeb1.pri, whole genome shotgun sequence genome:
- the SRRM2 gene encoding serine/arginine repetitive matrix protein 2 isoform X7, with protein MSSGPRIPDDRFVVFSLKCERWCPPGHGAMYNGIGLPTPRGSGTNGYVQRNLSLVRGRRGERPDYKGEEELRRLEAALVKRPNPDILDHERKRRVELRCLELEEMMEEQGYEEQQIQEKVATFRLMLLEKDVNPGGKEETPGQRPAVTETHQLAELNEKKNERLRAAFGISDSYVDGSSFDPQRRAREAKQPAPEPPKPYSLVRESSSSRSPTPKQKKKKKKKDRGRRSESSSPRRERKKSSKKKKHRSESESKKRKHRSPTPKSKRKSKDKKRKRSRSTTPAPKSRRAHRSTSADSASSSDTSRSRRCTDHSEDTVPAL; from the exons ATGTCGTCTGGCCCCAGAATTCCAGACGACCGTTTCGTTGTCTTTTCTCTTAAGTGT GAGCGGTGGTGCCCCCCCGGGCACGGGGCCATGTACAACGGGATCGGGCTGCCGACGCCCCGGGGCAGCGGCACCAACGGCTACGTCCAGCGCAACCTGTCCCTGGTGCGAGGCCGCCGGGGTGAGCGGCCTGACTACAAGGGAGAGGAGGAACTGCGGCGCCTGGAGGCTGCCCTGGTGAAGCGGCCTAATCCTGACATCCTGGACCACGAGCGCAAGCGGCGCGTGGAGCTGCGATGCCTCGAGCTGGAGGAGATGATGgaagagcaggg GTACGAGGAACAGCAAATTCAGGAAAAAGTGGCTACCTTTCGACTCATGTTGCTGGAGAAGGATGTGAAccctgggggaaaggaagagaccccagggcagaggccagc GGTAACTGAGACTCACCAGTTGGCAGaactgaatgagaaaaagaatgagcGACTCCGTGCTGCCTTTGGTATCAGTGATTCCTATGTAGATGGCAGCTCTTTTGATCCTCAGCGACGTGCTCGAGAAGCTAAGCAACCAGCTCCAGAGCCTCCCAAACCTTACAG CCTTGTCCGGGAGTCCAGCAGTTCTCGCTCACCAACcccaaagcaaaagaagaagaaaaagaagaaagatagagGACG CAGGTCAGAGAGCAGCTCTCCTCGACGAGAGAGGAAGAAGAGTTCTAAGAAGAAGAAGCACAG GTCAGAATCTGAATCCAAAAAACGGAAGCATAG GTCTCCCACTCCAAAGAGCAAACGTAAATCTAAGGACAAGAAGCGGAAGCG GTCTCGTAGTACAACACCAGCCCCCAAGAGCCGCCGGGCCCACCGTTCAACGTCTGCTGACTCTGCTTCCTCTTCTGATACTTCCCGCAGTCG GCGCTGCACAGACCATTCGGAAGACACGGTCCCTGCCCTCTAG